Proteins from a single region of Corylus avellana chromosome ca11, CavTom2PMs-1.0:
- the LOC132166301 gene encoding protein MKS1-like, giving the protein MNQPDPGKSPQQQKKELQLQGPRPPPLKVSKESHKIRKPPPHPHPKQPPKSFQTQQPPQQPVIIYAVSPKVIHATTSNFMYIVQRLTGPSSSTSPPGAGDLSPAARLASIEKTSPSERDRDRDRTSNTDTVMDIVEGEGFLDLGEAYPGILSPAPVNLPPIPDGFFSPLNDPQNFSTLFHDLSPVWHNNGFSASPSGLFSTSLISPSPSSMDMLRRFLDF; this is encoded by the coding sequence ATGAACCAGCCGGACCCCGGAAAGTCGCCACAGCAGCAGAAGAAAGAGCTGCAGCTGCAAGGCCCCCGCCCTCCTCCTCTGAAAGTCAGCAAAGAGTCCCACAAGATCAGGAAGCCTCCGCCACATCCGCATCCAAAACAGCCGCCAAAGTCCTTTCAAACCCAACAACCACCACAACAGCCTGTGATTATCTACGCCGTCTCTCCCAAGGTCATCCACGCCACCACCTCCAACTTCATGTACATCGTCCAGCGCCTCACCGGCCCATCATCGTCGACATCGCCCCCCGGGGCCGGAGACCTCTCCCCGGCGGCCAGGCTTGCCTCCATCGAGAAGACCAGCCCgtcagagagagacagagacagagacagaacCAGCAACACTGACACAGTGATGGATATAGTGGAAGGAGAGGGGTTTCTAGACTTGGGTGAGGCTTATCCGGGGATATTATCGCCGGCGCCGGTGAATTTGCCTCCGATTCCAGATGGGTTCTTCTCGCCGTTGAATGACCCGCAGAACTTTTCTACTCTGTTTCATGATCTGAGCCCTGTTTGGCATAATAATGGGTTCTCGGCGAGTCCTTCGGGGTTGTTCTCAACTTCTTTGAtctctccatctccatcttcgATGGACATGTTACGcagatttttggacttttag